Proteins found in one Quercus robur chromosome 2, dhQueRobu3.1, whole genome shotgun sequence genomic segment:
- the LOC126712565 gene encoding catalase isozyme 1, with protein sequence MDPYKYRPSSAYNSPFWTTNSGAPVWNNNSSLTVGSRGPILLEDYHLVEKLAQFDRERIPERVVHARGASAKGFFEVTHDISNLTCADFLRAPGVQTPVIVRFSTVIHERGSPETLRDPRGFAVKFYTREGNFDLVGNNFPVFFVRDGMKFPDMVHALKPNPKSHIQENWRIVDFFSHHPESLHMFTFLFDDLGVPQDYRHMEGAGVNTYTLINKAGKAHYVKFHWKPTCGIKCLMDEEAIKVGGANHSHATQDLYDSIAAGNYPEWKLYIQTIDPDHEDRFDFDPLDVTKIWPEDILPLQPVGRLVLNKNIDNFFAENEQLAFCPAIVVPGVYYSDDKLLQTRIFSYSDTQRHRLGPNYLQLPVNAPKSAHHNNHHEGFMNFMHRDEEVNYFPSRFDPVRHAEQFPVPPVVYTGKREKCIIEKENNFKQPGERYRSWAPDRQERFICRWVDALAEPRVTHEIRSIWISYWSQADKSLGQKIASRLNVRPTM encoded by the exons ATGGATCCCTACAAG TACCGTCCCTCAAGTGCTTACAATTCACCCTTCTGGACTACAAACTCTGGTGCTCCTGTTTGGAACAACAACTCCTCGTTGACCGTTGGATCCAGAG GTCCAATTCTCCTTGAAGACTATCATCTGGTGGAAAAACTTGCGCAATTTGATAGGGAGCGGATCCCAGAACGTGTTGTCCATGCTAGGGGAGCCAGTGCAAAGGGGTTCTTTGAGGTCACCCATGATATATCTAACCTTACATGTGCTGATTTCCTGCGAGCCCCTGGAGTTCAGACACCTGTCATTGTCCGTTTCTCCACTGTTATCCACGAGCGTGGTAGCCCTGAAACCCTGAGGGATCCTCGAGGATTTGCAGTGAAGTTTTACACCAGAGAG GGTAATTTTGATCTAGTTGGGAACAATTTCCCTGTCTTTTTTGTCCGTGATGGTATGAAATTTCCTGACATGGTCCATGCTCTCAAACCCAACCCTAAGTCTCACATTCAGGAGAATTGGAGGATTGTAGACTTCTTCTCCCACCATCCAGAAAGTCTTCACATGTTCACCTTCCTATTTGATGATTTGGGTGTTCCACAAGATTACAGGCACATGGAAGGTGCAGGTGTTAACACCTATACATTGATCAACAAGGCTGGGAAGGCGCACTATGTCAAATTTCACTGGAAACCCACTTGTGGGATCAAGTGCTTGATGGATGAAGAGGCTATTAAGGTTGGAGGAGCTAATCACAGCCATGCCACACAGGATCTCTACGACTCAATTGCAGCTGGAAACTATCCTGAATGGAAACTTTACATTCAGACAATTGATCCAGATCATGAGGACAGATTTGACTTTGACCCGCTTGATGTAACCAAAATCTGGCCGGAAGACATTTTGCCCCTGCAGCCAGTTGGGCGCTTGGTCTTGAATAAGAACATTGATAACTTCTTTGCAGAAAATGAACAACTTGCATTTTGCCCAGCCATTGTGGTTCCTGGGGTCTACTACTCAGATGATAAGCTGCTCCAGACTCGTATCTTTTCCTATTCTGATACTCAGAGGCACCGTCTTGGACCAAACTATCTGCAACTCCCAGTTAATGCTCCCAAGTCTGCTCATCACAACAATCACCATGAGGGTTTCATGAATTTCATGCACAGGGATGAGGAG GTCAATTACTTCCCTTCGAGGTTTGATCCTGTTCGTCATGCTGAGCAGTTTCCAGTTCCTCCTGTTGTCTACACTGGAAAGCGTGAGAAG TGCATCATTGAGAAGGAGAACAACTTTAAGCAACCAGGAGAGAGATACAGATCCTGGGCACCAGACAG GCAAGAGCGATTTATCTGTCGATGGGTTGATGCGTTAGCTGAGCCACGTGTCACTCATGAGATCCGCAGCATCTGGATCTCATACTGGTCTCAG GCTGACAAGTCTCTGGGTCAGAAGATAGCATCTCGTCTTAATGTGAGGCCAACCATGTGA
- the LOC126712566 gene encoding protein NLP2-like isoform X2 — MELDLFDELFQDRCWLEATEGLEFLLQSPSSSGSVLGPSFVWPAFEARDNLSLNPSQTGNLDEAQRPLPDESQERSLVNAVSLGQNTVDVVAGCFSESENIVIKGPKLGRRLWIAPNMNQGLTYCVEERLMKAIEYVREFTRGKDVLIQVWVPVNRDGRRVLTTSNQPFAFGSSNPSLASYRDISADFHFAAEEDSKEVVGLLSRVFLGKVPEWTPDVRFFTKNEYLRVVHAQLYDIRGTLALPIFEHGSSNCVGVIEVVMTAQQTKYGPELESVCKALEAVDLRSSVALSTENLKACPKPYQAALPEIQEVLRFACKTHKLPLAQTWVPCIQQGKVGCRHSNENYIYCVSTVDHACIVADPNMQEFHEACSEHHLLKGEGIVGEAFKTNQPRFSSDITSLSKTEYPLSHHARLFGLHAAVAIHLRSIHTGTDDFVLEFFLPTDCRDLEEQKNMLNSLSRIIQQVCRSLRVVTDKELEEDTNLPVNGTEKLSREEIFKEKCSEFCQSHQDSNLKVNVDCGEECSMHGEGNFPSVGKAKTGEKRRTKAEKLIPLEVLQQYFAGSLKDASKSIGVCPTTLKRICRQHGINRWPSRKIKKVGHSLKKLQLVIDSVEGASGALQIDSFYTKFPKLASPNLSGTNPFSASKLSDHPRPILQPEGGIFSPQTAASKSPYSSCSQSSSSSQATTRNVVGCEDPIVGENFSDSALQRITSEAELHASSQAPLLQPKLESLVSFNEHPSAENFPPLQKLKVTYGDEKIRLRMKNNWGYKDLLLEIASRFNIDDIIRFDVKYLDDESEWVLLTCDDDLEECIDTCRSSQSDTIKLALQVSRHHVGRSLGSNDTS; from the exons ATGGAACTGGACCTCTTCGATGAACTTTTTCAAGATAGATGCTGGTTGGAAGCAACTGAGGGACTTGAATTCCTTCTTCAAAGTCCCTCCAGTTCTGGTTCAGTCTTAGGCCCTTCATTTGTATGGCCTGCTTTTGAGGCTCGTGACAATTTGAGCCTGAACCCATCTCAAACGGGCAATCTAGATGAGGCACAAAGACCATTGCCTGATGAAAGTCAGGAAAGAAGTCTAGTCAATGCTGTATCTCTTGGACAGAATACGGTTGATGTTGTTGCTGGGTGTTTTAGTGAATcagaaaatattgtgattaaagGTCCTAAACTAGGTAGAAGGCTGTGGATTGCACCCAACATGAATCAAGGTCTCACATATTGTGTAGAAGAGAGACTAATGAAGGCAATTGAATACGTTAGAGAATTCACAAGAGGTAAAGATGTTCTTATACAGGTATGGGTGCCTGTGAATAGAGACGGTAGACGTGTTCTAACAACTAGTAATCAACCTTTCGCATTTGGTTCCAGTAATCCAAGCCTTGCAAGTTACCGGGATATCTCTGCGGATTTTCATTTTGCAGCTGAGGAGGATTCGAAGGAGGTGGTGGGATTGCTCAGTCGTGTTTTCTTGGGTAAGGTTCCTGAGTGGACGCCTGACGTTCGATTCTTTACAAAGAATGAGTACTTAAGAGTTGTTCATGCTCAACTGTATGATATCCGTGGAACTCTTGCCCTTCCAATCTTTGAACATGGTAGCAGTAATTGCGTGGGTGTTATTGAGGTTGTGATGACTGCCCAGCAGACCAAGTATGGCCCTGAGCTTGAAAGTGTTTGCAAGGCACTTGAG GCTGTTGATCTTAGGAGTTCTGTTGCTTTGAGCACCGAGAATCTAAAG GCATGCCCCAAGCCCTACCAAGCTGCATTACCTGAGATTCAAGAGGTTTTGAGATTCGCCTGCAAGACACATAAACTGCCCTTAGCTCAAACTTGGGTTCCATGCATTCAACAAGGTAAAGTGGGGTGCCGGCACTCCAATGAGAACTACATTTATTGTGTTTCCACTGTGGATCATGCTTGCATTGTAGCTGATCCCAATATGCAGGAGTTTCACGAGGCTTGCTCTGAGCATCACTTGTTAAAAGGTGAAGGCATTGTTGGGGAAGCATTTAAGACCAATCAACCACGCTTCTCAAGTGACATAACATCCCTAAGCAAGACAGAGTACCCTTTGTCTCACCATGCAAGGTTGTTTGGGTTGCATGCTGCTGTTGCAATACACCTGCGAAGCATCCACACTGGTACAGATGACTTTGTCCTAGAGTTCTTCTTGCCCACAGATTGCAGGGATCTTGAAGAACAAAAGAACATGCTTAATTCATTGTCCCGTATCATACAGCAGGTTTGCCGGAGCTTACGAGTAGTAACAGACAAGGAGCTAGAGGAGGATACTAATTTGCCAGTTAATGGGACTGAGAAACTTAGTAGAGAAGAGATATTCAAAGAGAAGTGCTCTGAGTTTTGCCAATCTCATCAAGATTCCAACTTAAAAGTAAATGTTGATTGTGGTGAAGAGTGTTCTATGCATGGTGAGGGTAACTTTCCAAGTGTGGGTAAGGCTAAAACAGGAGAGAAAAGACGCACCAAGGCAGAGAAATTGATCCCTTTGGAAGTCCTTCAGCAATATTTTGCTGGCAGTCTAAAAGATGCCTCAAAGAGTATTGGAG TTTGCCCAACGACTTTGAAAAGAATATGCCGACAGCATGGGATTAATCGTTGGCCTTCTAGGAAAATTAAGAAGGTTGGTCACTCCTTAAAGAAACTCCAGCTTGTAATCGACTCAGTTGAGGGTGCATCTGGTGCTTTACAAATAGATTCCTTCTATACAAAGTTCCCAAAGCTAGCCTCTCCAAATTTATCAGGAACCAACCCATTTTCAGCTTCAAAGCTCAGCGATCATCCACGGCCCATTTTGCAGCCTGAAGGAGGCATTTTCAGTCCTCAAACTGCTGCATCAAAATCACCCTACTCTTCATGCAGTCAGAGTTCAAGTTCAAGTCAAGCTACCACTAGGAACGTTGTTGGTTGCGAAGATCCTATAGTTGGAGAAAACTTTAGTGATAGTGCACTACAGAGGATCACAAGTGAAGCAGAACTGCATGCCTCAAGTCAGGCACCACTGCTGCAGCCAAAACTTGAGAGTCTTGTATCTTTTAATGAGCACCCTAGTGCCGAGAATTTTCCACCTTTACAGAAATTAAAAGTCACATATGGGGATGAGAAAATCCGTTTACGAATGAAAAACAATTGGGGATACAAAGATTTACTGCTAGAAATTGCCAGTCGATTTAATATAGATGACATAATTAGGTTTGATGTCAAGTACTTGGATGATGAATCTGAGTGGGTCTTATTAACATGTGATGATGATTTGGAGGAGTGTATTGATACATGTCGATCATCACAGAGCGACACTATCAAACTCGCCCTCCAAGTTTCTCGTCATCATGTTGGAAGGTCTCTAGGAAGCAATGACACTTCTTGA
- the LOC126712566 gene encoding protein NLP2-like isoform X1, with translation MENGFSAPGTILGALPNSAMELDLFDELFQDRCWLEATEGLEFLLQSPSSSGSVLGPSFVWPAFEARDNLSLNPSQTGNLDEAQRPLPDESQERSLVNAVSLGQNTVDVVAGCFSESENIVIKGPKLGRRLWIAPNMNQGLTYCVEERLMKAIEYVREFTRGKDVLIQVWVPVNRDGRRVLTTSNQPFAFGSSNPSLASYRDISADFHFAAEEDSKEVVGLLSRVFLGKVPEWTPDVRFFTKNEYLRVVHAQLYDIRGTLALPIFEHGSSNCVGVIEVVMTAQQTKYGPELESVCKALEAVDLRSSVALSTENLKACPKPYQAALPEIQEVLRFACKTHKLPLAQTWVPCIQQGKVGCRHSNENYIYCVSTVDHACIVADPNMQEFHEACSEHHLLKGEGIVGEAFKTNQPRFSSDITSLSKTEYPLSHHARLFGLHAAVAIHLRSIHTGTDDFVLEFFLPTDCRDLEEQKNMLNSLSRIIQQVCRSLRVVTDKELEEDTNLPVNGTEKLSREEIFKEKCSEFCQSHQDSNLKVNVDCGEECSMHGEGNFPSVGKAKTGEKRRTKAEKLIPLEVLQQYFAGSLKDASKSIGVCPTTLKRICRQHGINRWPSRKIKKVGHSLKKLQLVIDSVEGASGALQIDSFYTKFPKLASPNLSGTNPFSASKLSDHPRPILQPEGGIFSPQTAASKSPYSSCSQSSSSSQATTRNVVGCEDPIVGENFSDSALQRITSEAELHASSQAPLLQPKLESLVSFNEHPSAENFPPLQKLKVTYGDEKIRLRMKNNWGYKDLLLEIASRFNIDDIIRFDVKYLDDESEWVLLTCDDDLEECIDTCRSSQSDTIKLALQVSRHHVGRSLGSNDTS, from the exons ATGGAAAATGGTTTTTCAGCACCAGGTACCATTTTGGGTGCTCTGCCTAATTCAGCTATGGAACTGGACCTCTTCGATGAACTTTTTCAAGATAGATGCTGGTTGGAAGCAACTGAGGGACTTGAATTCCTTCTTCAAAGTCCCTCCAGTTCTGGTTCAGTCTTAGGCCCTTCATTTGTATGGCCTGCTTTTGAGGCTCGTGACAATTTGAGCCTGAACCCATCTCAAACGGGCAATCTAGATGAGGCACAAAGACCATTGCCTGATGAAAGTCAGGAAAGAAGTCTAGTCAATGCTGTATCTCTTGGACAGAATACGGTTGATGTTGTTGCTGGGTGTTTTAGTGAATcagaaaatattgtgattaaagGTCCTAAACTAGGTAGAAGGCTGTGGATTGCACCCAACATGAATCAAGGTCTCACATATTGTGTAGAAGAGAGACTAATGAAGGCAATTGAATACGTTAGAGAATTCACAAGAGGTAAAGATGTTCTTATACAGGTATGGGTGCCTGTGAATAGAGACGGTAGACGTGTTCTAACAACTAGTAATCAACCTTTCGCATTTGGTTCCAGTAATCCAAGCCTTGCAAGTTACCGGGATATCTCTGCGGATTTTCATTTTGCAGCTGAGGAGGATTCGAAGGAGGTGGTGGGATTGCTCAGTCGTGTTTTCTTGGGTAAGGTTCCTGAGTGGACGCCTGACGTTCGATTCTTTACAAAGAATGAGTACTTAAGAGTTGTTCATGCTCAACTGTATGATATCCGTGGAACTCTTGCCCTTCCAATCTTTGAACATGGTAGCAGTAATTGCGTGGGTGTTATTGAGGTTGTGATGACTGCCCAGCAGACCAAGTATGGCCCTGAGCTTGAAAGTGTTTGCAAGGCACTTGAG GCTGTTGATCTTAGGAGTTCTGTTGCTTTGAGCACCGAGAATCTAAAG GCATGCCCCAAGCCCTACCAAGCTGCATTACCTGAGATTCAAGAGGTTTTGAGATTCGCCTGCAAGACACATAAACTGCCCTTAGCTCAAACTTGGGTTCCATGCATTCAACAAGGTAAAGTGGGGTGCCGGCACTCCAATGAGAACTACATTTATTGTGTTTCCACTGTGGATCATGCTTGCATTGTAGCTGATCCCAATATGCAGGAGTTTCACGAGGCTTGCTCTGAGCATCACTTGTTAAAAGGTGAAGGCATTGTTGGGGAAGCATTTAAGACCAATCAACCACGCTTCTCAAGTGACATAACATCCCTAAGCAAGACAGAGTACCCTTTGTCTCACCATGCAAGGTTGTTTGGGTTGCATGCTGCTGTTGCAATACACCTGCGAAGCATCCACACTGGTACAGATGACTTTGTCCTAGAGTTCTTCTTGCCCACAGATTGCAGGGATCTTGAAGAACAAAAGAACATGCTTAATTCATTGTCCCGTATCATACAGCAGGTTTGCCGGAGCTTACGAGTAGTAACAGACAAGGAGCTAGAGGAGGATACTAATTTGCCAGTTAATGGGACTGAGAAACTTAGTAGAGAAGAGATATTCAAAGAGAAGTGCTCTGAGTTTTGCCAATCTCATCAAGATTCCAACTTAAAAGTAAATGTTGATTGTGGTGAAGAGTGTTCTATGCATGGTGAGGGTAACTTTCCAAGTGTGGGTAAGGCTAAAACAGGAGAGAAAAGACGCACCAAGGCAGAGAAATTGATCCCTTTGGAAGTCCTTCAGCAATATTTTGCTGGCAGTCTAAAAGATGCCTCAAAGAGTATTGGAG TTTGCCCAACGACTTTGAAAAGAATATGCCGACAGCATGGGATTAATCGTTGGCCTTCTAGGAAAATTAAGAAGGTTGGTCACTCCTTAAAGAAACTCCAGCTTGTAATCGACTCAGTTGAGGGTGCATCTGGTGCTTTACAAATAGATTCCTTCTATACAAAGTTCCCAAAGCTAGCCTCTCCAAATTTATCAGGAACCAACCCATTTTCAGCTTCAAAGCTCAGCGATCATCCACGGCCCATTTTGCAGCCTGAAGGAGGCATTTTCAGTCCTCAAACTGCTGCATCAAAATCACCCTACTCTTCATGCAGTCAGAGTTCAAGTTCAAGTCAAGCTACCACTAGGAACGTTGTTGGTTGCGAAGATCCTATAGTTGGAGAAAACTTTAGTGATAGTGCACTACAGAGGATCACAAGTGAAGCAGAACTGCATGCCTCAAGTCAGGCACCACTGCTGCAGCCAAAACTTGAGAGTCTTGTATCTTTTAATGAGCACCCTAGTGCCGAGAATTTTCCACCTTTACAGAAATTAAAAGTCACATATGGGGATGAGAAAATCCGTTTACGAATGAAAAACAATTGGGGATACAAAGATTTACTGCTAGAAATTGCCAGTCGATTTAATATAGATGACATAATTAGGTTTGATGTCAAGTACTTGGATGATGAATCTGAGTGGGTCTTATTAACATGTGATGATGATTTGGAGGAGTGTATTGATACATGTCGATCATCACAGAGCGACACTATCAAACTCGCCCTCCAAGTTTCTCGTCATCATGTTGGAAGGTCTCTAGGAAGCAATGACACTTCTTGA